A window of the Tunturibacter empetritectus genome harbors these coding sequences:
- the dcd gene encoding dCTP deaminase, which translates to MAIKSDRWIRQQANEHGMISPFSEKQVREGVISYGLSSYGYDLRVSDEFKIFTNVNSAIIDPKAFDERSFVTVQAESVIVPPNSFALARSIEYFKIPRDVLTICVGKSTYARCGIIVNVTPFEPEWEGYVTLEISNTTPLPARIYANEGLCQILFFQSDEVCEISYADRKGKYQNQQGIVLPKL; encoded by the coding sequence GTGGCAATTAAAAGCGACCGTTGGATTCGCCAGCAGGCGAACGAACACGGAATGATCTCTCCATTCAGCGAAAAACAGGTTCGAGAGGGCGTTATTTCGTATGGACTTTCTTCGTATGGATACGATCTGCGGGTCTCCGACGAGTTCAAGATCTTTACCAACGTCAATAGCGCGATCATCGATCCGAAGGCGTTCGACGAACGCTCGTTTGTGACCGTACAGGCCGAGAGCGTGATCGTTCCGCCGAACTCGTTTGCGCTGGCGCGGTCGATCGAGTACTTCAAGATTCCACGCGATGTGCTGACGATCTGCGTCGGCAAATCGACCTATGCGCGCTGTGGAATCATCGTGAACGTGACGCCGTTTGAGCCGGAGTGGGAGGGCTATGTAACACTCGAGATCTCGAACACCACCCCGCTGCCCGCTCGGATATACGCGAACGAGGGCCTCTGCCAGATTTTGTTCTTCCAGTCCGATGAGGTGTGTGAGATCAGCTACGCGGATCGTAAAGGGAAGTATCAGAATCAGCAGGGAATCGTGCTGCCTAAGCTGTAG
- a CDS encoding HU family DNA-binding protein, whose amino-acid sequence MIKQDLIQRVVERTGLPRTKAESAVDAIFESMKATLIAGDRIELRGFGVFTVKPRKTGIGRNPRTGAEVTIAPGKAVRFKPGKELHLLD is encoded by the coding sequence ATGATTAAGCAGGATCTCATACAGAGGGTGGTAGAAAGAACCGGCCTTCCAAGGACAAAAGCAGAGTCGGCTGTCGATGCGATCTTCGAAAGCATGAAGGCGACTCTCATCGCGGGAGACCGCATTGAACTCCGCGGATTTGGTGTCTTTACCGTCAAGCCGCGCAAAACCGGAATCGGTCGCAACCCAAGGACCGGCGCCGAGGTCACCATCGCCCCAGGCAAAGCAGTCCGCTTCAAGCCTGGCAAAGAGCTTCATCTGCTCGACTAA
- the priA gene encoding replication restart helicase PriA: MPQFCDVALPVPLDQVFTYSVNGSMSGNGPVVGARVLVPFSGQRLMGVVVRVHEDAPAEDFEIKPVQQVLDEAALLPAELMKLAAWIASYYVAPLGEVLRGMLPLAAEVKRHFSYRIAEAGRKVLYEGAMKGSSRRSKLTVEEQNREYSVLNYLEGGESAKMSALRSATGANKGLLEGMVRKKWLVREAGAEERDARRLEKVAVLVTEARLPKLNENQTAILAELAAVGGRMRVRDLRISLTRAGVPESTLGTLVKRGLVGIEEIAEEFHLGGVGAQGKKHAHEHALNEAQMEALGTIAAAMEKGGFRPHLLYGITGSGKTSVYFAAMRRALDAGKSALLLVPEIGLTPAMAGQMVAAFGGEVALLHSQLTPDERAEQWHRIRRGEARIVVGTRSAVFAPMVDLGLIIVDEEHDLSYKQEETPRYHGRDVAVMRAKFNEAVVVLGSATPSLESWANAEKGRYALVEMRARVADRPLPLVELVDMREEFRETGQEQIFSRRLIEETQATLDRDSKDGGEQVILLLNRRGYSSTVLCRSCGEKIECENCAVSMTYHKPVSGNDAIAQPGQRLECHYCGSRRSVPSKCPKCESEHLYFLGVGSQQGEERLQELFPTARIGRMDRDTVRGRSDMERLLARLHGGEINLLVGTQMIAKGHDIHGVTLVGVVGADFQLGLPDFRAAERVFQLLTQVSGRAGRGDLIGKVLVQTYHPDHYAIQFAAKHDYPGFVAKEMQYRRWMHYPPFAVLANVVIQSEKLEEATGWAGTLGRWFQKARLDKVRVLGPAAAPIVRLKRIYRYHFVLKAERRQALGETLRAMLAYAETQGIARRNLVVDVDAVHLM, from the coding sequence ATGCCGCAGTTTTGTGATGTTGCTTTGCCGGTGCCGTTGGACCAGGTGTTTACCTATTCGGTGAATGGGTCTATGTCTGGAAATGGGCCGGTGGTGGGGGCTCGGGTGCTGGTGCCGTTCAGTGGGCAGAGGCTGATGGGCGTGGTGGTTCGGGTGCATGAGGACGCCCCGGCGGAAGACTTCGAGATCAAGCCGGTGCAGCAGGTGTTGGATGAGGCCGCGCTGCTTCCAGCAGAGTTGATGAAGTTGGCGGCGTGGATTGCTTCGTACTATGTGGCTCCGCTGGGCGAGGTGCTGCGTGGGATGCTGCCGCTGGCGGCGGAGGTGAAGCGGCACTTCTCTTATCGCATCGCTGAGGCTGGGCGAAAGGTGCTGTATGAGGGGGCGATGAAAGGATCGTCGCGGCGATCGAAGCTGACGGTGGAGGAGCAGAATCGCGAGTACTCCGTGCTGAACTATCTGGAAGGGGGAGAGTCGGCGAAGATGTCAGCACTGCGGTCGGCGACTGGTGCAAATAAAGGGCTGCTGGAGGGGATGGTTCGGAAGAAGTGGCTGGTGCGCGAGGCGGGGGCGGAGGAGCGGGATGCGCGCCGGCTCGAGAAGGTGGCGGTGTTGGTGACGGAGGCTCGGCTGCCGAAGCTGAATGAAAATCAGACGGCGATACTGGCGGAACTTGCGGCGGTGGGCGGGCGGATGCGGGTGCGGGATCTGCGGATTAGTCTGACGCGCGCAGGAGTGCCGGAGTCTACGCTGGGGACGCTGGTGAAGCGCGGGCTGGTGGGCATTGAAGAGATTGCGGAGGAGTTTCATCTGGGCGGCGTGGGCGCGCAGGGAAAGAAGCATGCGCACGAACATGCCTTGAATGAAGCACAGATGGAGGCGCTGGGGACGATTGCGGCCGCGATGGAGAAGGGTGGGTTCAGGCCGCATCTGCTGTATGGAATTACGGGGAGCGGGAAGACCTCGGTTTATTTTGCTGCCATGCGCCGAGCTTTAGACGCGGGGAAGAGCGCGTTGCTGCTGGTGCCGGAGATTGGGTTGACGCCGGCGATGGCGGGGCAGATGGTAGCGGCGTTTGGCGGCGAGGTAGCGCTCTTACACTCTCAACTGACGCCGGATGAGCGGGCGGAGCAGTGGCACAGGATTCGGCGGGGCGAGGCGAGGATCGTGGTTGGGACACGGTCGGCGGTCTTTGCCCCGATGGTGGATCTGGGCCTGATCATCGTGGATGAGGAGCATGACTTGAGCTACAAGCAGGAGGAGACGCCGCGGTATCACGGGCGCGATGTGGCGGTGATGCGGGCGAAGTTCAACGAAGCGGTGGTAGTGCTGGGGTCGGCGACGCCATCGCTCGAAAGCTGGGCGAATGCGGAGAAGGGACGCTATGCGCTGGTGGAGATGCGCGCGCGGGTTGCGGACAGACCGCTGCCTCTGGTCGAGCTGGTAGATATGCGGGAGGAGTTTCGCGAGACGGGGCAGGAGCAGATCTTTTCGCGAAGGCTGATAGAGGAGACGCAAGCTACGCTCGATCGGGACTCGAAAGACGGAGGCGAGCAGGTGATTCTGCTACTGAATCGGCGGGGGTACTCGTCGACGGTGCTGTGCCGGAGCTGCGGGGAGAAGATTGAGTGCGAGAACTGTGCAGTGTCGATGACCTATCACAAACCGGTGAGTGGGAACGATGCGATTGCGCAGCCGGGGCAGAGGCTGGAGTGCCACTACTGCGGTTCGCGGCGGTCGGTGCCGTCAAAGTGCCCGAAGTGCGAGAGCGAGCATCTTTATTTTCTTGGAGTGGGTTCGCAGCAGGGGGAGGAGAGGTTGCAGGAGCTTTTTCCGACGGCGAGGATTGGGCGGATGGATCGCGATACCGTACGCGGGAGGAGTGACATGGAGCGGCTGTTGGCGAGGCTGCACGGGGGCGAGATCAATCTGCTGGTGGGGACGCAGATGATCGCCAAGGGGCATGACATTCATGGTGTGACGCTGGTCGGAGTAGTGGGGGCGGACTTTCAACTTGGGCTGCCGGACTTTCGTGCAGCGGAGCGGGTGTTTCAGCTGCTGACGCAGGTCTCGGGGAGGGCGGGGCGTGGGGATCTGATAGGCAAGGTGTTGGTGCAGACGTATCACCCCGATCACTATGCAATTCAGTTTGCAGCGAAGCATGACTATCCGGGGTTTGTGGCGAAGGAGATGCAGTATCGGAGGTGGATGCACTACCCGCCGTTTGCTGTGCTCGCGAATGTGGTGATTCAGAGCGAAAAGCTGGAGGAGGCTACGGGATGGGCCGGGACGCTGGGGCGATGGTTCCAGAAGGCCCGGCTGGATAAGGTGCGGGTGCTGGGGCCGGCGGCCGCTCCGATTGTGCGGCTGAAGCGGATCTATCGATACCACTTTGTCTTGAAGGCGGAGCGGCGGCAGGCGCTGGGAGAGACCTTGCGGGCGATGTTAGCCTATGCGGAGACGCAGGGGATTGCGCGCCGGAACCTGGTGGTCGACGTGGATGCGGTGCATCTGATGTGA
- a CDS encoding nuclear transport factor 2 family protein: MKKQVKEQQININPENAMNTLTITKTAPPQWLLDFWKEIDDKTFGKGFDCFVEDATCRLGIAEWNGREQIRENLRAFIDTGFTAHHDVTEYWDSGPLKIFRGIVTMKPDDSTKPTVKPVMTHFFYMDEADPTKVRSWVGSVGPVQF, from the coding sequence GTGAAGAAGCAAGTAAAAGAGCAGCAGATCAATATCAACCCGGAGAATGCTATGAACACCCTGACCATCACAAAAACCGCACCGCCCCAGTGGCTCCTCGATTTCTGGAAAGAGATTGACGACAAAACCTTCGGCAAAGGCTTCGACTGCTTCGTCGAGGATGCAACCTGCCGCCTCGGTATCGCAGAGTGGAACGGACGCGAGCAGATCCGCGAAAACCTTCGCGCCTTCATCGACACAGGCTTCACCGCGCATCACGACGTCACCGAATACTGGGACAGCGGCCCGCTGAAGATCTTCCGCGGCATCGTAACCATGAAGCCTGACGACTCCACCAAGCCGACCGTGAAGCCCGTCATGACACACTTCTTCTACATGGACGAAGCCGATCCCACCAAGGTCCGTAGCTGGGTTGGATCGGTAGGCCCCGTCCAGTTCTAA
- a CDS encoding helix-turn-helix domain-containing protein — MTQQTEHELGSFLRYWRQQRGKSQFDLSLDSGVSQRHISFVERGRSTPSRELLLSLARTLDVPLREQNILLLASGYAPVHLESAWNTPEMAVVNNVVDRMLKQNEPHPALMMDRYWNVLRTNEAAPRFFGSFVDLSKWPKPRNLLHLLFDPEGVRPFVEDWNVVASGLLQRVYREAVGHVTDKKTKELLDDLKKYSGVRELSGSLKDVRDQAPVLPITFVRGNERFSYFSMISTVGLPQDITAQEFRIECMFPVE; from the coding sequence ATGACACAGCAAACCGAACACGAGCTAGGCAGCTTCCTTCGCTACTGGCGGCAGCAGCGTGGGAAGAGCCAGTTCGATCTCTCCCTCGACTCTGGAGTCTCTCAACGCCACATCAGCTTTGTGGAGAGAGGCCGCAGCACTCCCAGCAGAGAGTTGCTGCTGAGTCTGGCCAGGACGCTCGACGTTCCCCTTCGCGAACAGAACATCCTTCTGCTCGCCTCCGGATACGCCCCCGTCCACCTCGAGAGTGCATGGAACACTCCGGAGATGGCCGTCGTCAACAATGTCGTCGATCGCATGTTGAAGCAGAACGAGCCTCACCCCGCACTCATGATGGATCGATATTGGAACGTCCTCAGGACCAACGAAGCCGCGCCGCGCTTCTTCGGTTCCTTCGTCGATCTATCCAAATGGCCGAAGCCGCGGAACCTCCTCCACCTCCTCTTCGACCCCGAAGGAGTGCGGCCGTTCGTCGAAGACTGGAATGTGGTCGCCTCGGGGCTTTTACAGCGTGTCTATCGCGAGGCGGTTGGACACGTCACCGACAAAAAAACCAAGGAGCTCCTCGATGACCTGAAAAAATATTCGGGAGTGAGAGAACTAAGCGGATCCCTCAAAGACGTCAGGGATCAAGCTCCGGTCCTGCCGATCACCTTCGTCAGAGGGAACGAGAGATTTTCTTATTTTTCGATGATCTCGACCGTCGGCCTGCCGCAGGACATCACCGCGCAGGAGTTCCGGATCGAATGCATGTTTCCCGTCGAATGA
- a CDS encoding LssY C-terminal domain-containing protein gives MKIKRSPFELSCALWLACGIVAFGQDAASKAAASVPGTVTPIALPPAITSAQASARKASYSVAVPGSGEWTDAGFAVAAGETVSYGATGQLTLWDARASAPAGVTRGWKDMLRQFPLDSASAGALIGRIGSSDAAVPFAIGGQLEQTVPANGELFLAANVPKEVGAQGTYQVSLKITAAKPTSQATMQQDAALLAPALLDGVPQRVGDEQGNPGDMVNFCIVGTKDAVEKAFTAAGWVQVDQSNNAAVLHGLLSTLSKKAYTEVPMSTLFLFGRPQDMSYARGDAITVAMVRHHLRVWDTGRTAGGLPVWVGSSTHDNGLEKDQRNNGVTHHIDPEVDKERDFVEASFAAAGALDAAAYITPKDPLHEANTATGGTFNSDGNVVAMVLRH, from the coding sequence GTGAAAATCAAGCGCTCTCCCTTTGAACTATCGTGCGCGCTGTGGCTGGCCTGTGGCATCGTTGCGTTCGGGCAGGATGCCGCTTCCAAGGCCGCAGCAAGCGTGCCCGGAACCGTTACGCCGATTGCCCTGCCCCCGGCGATAACCTCGGCCCAGGCTTCGGCGCGCAAAGCTAGCTACAGCGTCGCCGTTCCCGGAAGCGGAGAGTGGACCGATGCGGGCTTCGCCGTCGCAGCAGGAGAGACCGTCAGCTATGGCGCCACAGGGCAACTCACCCTGTGGGATGCGCGCGCTTCGGCCCCTGCCGGAGTTACCCGAGGATGGAAGGATATGCTCCGGCAGTTTCCCCTCGACAGTGCAAGCGCAGGTGCTCTAATCGGGCGCATCGGCAGCTCCGATGCGGCGGTCCCGTTCGCCATCGGCGGCCAGTTGGAGCAGACCGTACCCGCCAACGGCGAGCTGTTCCTTGCCGCCAACGTGCCCAAGGAAGTTGGCGCGCAGGGCACCTACCAGGTCTCGCTGAAGATCACAGCAGCCAAGCCAACTTCCCAGGCGACCATGCAGCAGGACGCCGCGCTGCTCGCCCCGGCGCTGCTCGACGGCGTACCGCAGCGCGTAGGCGACGAGCAAGGCAATCCCGGCGACATGGTGAACTTCTGCATCGTAGGAACCAAGGACGCCGTGGAGAAGGCGTTCACCGCGGCAGGCTGGGTGCAGGTCGACCAGTCGAACAACGCGGCAGTCCTGCACGGCCTTCTCTCCACTCTGTCCAAGAAGGCCTACACCGAGGTGCCGATGAGCACGCTCTTTCTCTTCGGCCGCCCGCAGGACATGAGCTATGCGCGCGGCGACGCCATCACCGTCGCCATGGTCCGTCATCATCTGCGTGTGTGGGACACGGGCCGTACCGCAGGCGGGCTTCCAGTGTGGGTGGGTTCGTCGACCCACGACAACGGTCTTGAGAAGGACCAGAGAAACAACGGCGTAACCCATCACATCGACCCGGAGGTGGACAAGGAGCGGGACTTTGTCGAGGCAAGCTTCGCAGCCGCAGGAGCACTGGATGCAGCCGCCTACATCACCCCCAAGGATCCGCTGCACGAGGCAAACACAGCAACAGGCGGAACCTTCAACTCCGACGGAAACGTAGTAGCCATGGTTCTGCGCCACTGA
- a CDS encoding ribonuclease T2 has product MKKITLPVLLALLLPLAACEPHPQPTSEPAPRPGTTALPSQSSDQAAASQQPFDYYLLNLSWSPEFCHSHPNATECAQRPAFVLHGLWPQNTNGGYPQNCSTDYGPRVPSAYSDIYPDAGLLRHEWRTHGTCSGLSPDAFFALARTAFQAVTIPPTLAQLDHQISLTPAQLIDLFQTANPAIPAASLAISCGNNYLTAVEVCLDKSAHPISCGPIRSCRANAVRITPP; this is encoded by the coding sequence ATGAAGAAGATCACTCTTCCCGTCCTACTGGCCCTTCTTCTCCCCCTCGCCGCCTGTGAGCCACATCCGCAGCCCACGTCTGAGCCCGCACCCCGCCCCGGCACCACCGCGCTCCCAAGCCAATCTTCAGACCAAGCCGCCGCCAGTCAGCAACCCTTCGACTACTACCTTCTCAATCTCTCCTGGTCGCCCGAGTTCTGCCACTCGCACCCCAACGCAACCGAGTGCGCCCAGCGCCCCGCCTTCGTCCTCCACGGCCTCTGGCCTCAGAACACCAACGGAGGCTATCCGCAGAACTGCTCCACGGACTACGGCCCGCGCGTCCCCTCCGCCTATAGCGACATCTACCCCGACGCCGGCCTCCTCCGTCACGAGTGGCGCACTCACGGCACCTGCTCCGGCCTCTCTCCCGACGCCTTCTTCGCCCTCGCCCGCACCGCCTTCCAGGCCGTCACCATCCCGCCCACACTCGCCCAGCTCGACCATCAAATCTCGCTCACCCCGGCTCAGCTCATCGACCTCTTCCAGACCGCGAACCCGGCCATACCTGCCGCCAGCCTCGCCATCAGCTGCGGCAACAACTACCTCACCGCCGTCGAGGTCTGCCTCGACAAATCCGCGCACCCAATCTCCTGCGGCCCCATCCGCTCCTGCCGCGCCAACGCAGTCCGCATCACCCCACCGTAA
- a CDS encoding uracil-DNA glycosylase produces MAGEAEQLRAYVDYLRDMGVHDFYRRGEPVYVEAVAVPVPAAVDAVSVVEEVAQARPLFAKTTLVEQPIVPVAVPVRPQFLEPPIAKLVSFDDLVPLPAVRVDAAHKADALVGIKTEIGDCTRCPLAYAGRRTIVFGDGDANARLMFVGEGPGADEDTSGIPFVGKAGQLLNNMIQAMGLKREEVYIANIVKCRPPANRVPEPVEANTCDQFLLQQIDVVQPQVIVALGATAAMYLLGVKQSLSSLRGKWHSCRGAKLAVTYHPAFLLRDPTMKGEAWKDLQRVMKEMGLKSPTKA; encoded by the coding sequence ATGGCAGGAGAAGCAGAGCAGCTGCGGGCTTACGTGGACTATCTTCGCGACATGGGCGTCCATGACTTTTATCGTCGGGGCGAGCCGGTGTACGTCGAAGCTGTTGCGGTTCCTGTTCCTGCTGCGGTTGATGCTGTCTCCGTTGTCGAGGAGGTGGCTCAGGCGCGACCGCTGTTTGCGAAGACGACTTTGGTGGAGCAGCCAATTGTTCCTGTTGCCGTTCCGGTTCGACCTCAATTTCTGGAGCCTCCCATCGCGAAGCTTGTGAGTTTCGATGATCTAGTTCCCCTGCCTGCTGTGCGGGTGGATGCTGCGCATAAGGCTGACGCGCTGGTTGGAATCAAAACTGAGATTGGCGATTGCACTCGCTGCCCGCTGGCGTATGCGGGCAGGCGGACGATCGTGTTCGGCGATGGCGATGCCAATGCGCGGTTGATGTTTGTCGGCGAGGGGCCGGGGGCGGATGAGGACACCTCGGGGATCCCCTTTGTCGGCAAGGCTGGTCAACTGCTCAACAATATGATCCAGGCGATGGGCCTCAAGCGCGAGGAGGTTTACATCGCCAATATCGTGAAGTGCAGGCCGCCCGCTAACCGGGTTCCTGAGCCGGTGGAGGCGAATACCTGCGACCAGTTTCTGCTACAGCAGATCGATGTGGTGCAGCCCCAGGTGATCGTGGCGCTGGGGGCTACGGCGGCGATGTATCTGTTGGGAGTGAAGCAGTCCCTGAGCTCCTTGCGTGGCAAGTGGCATAGCTGCAGGGGAGCGAAGCTTGCGGTGACCTATCATCCGGCGTTTCTGCTGCGTGACCCGACGATGAAGGGCGAGGCGTGGAAGGATCTGCAGAGGGTGATGAAGGAGATGGGGTTGAAGTCTCCGACCAAGGCGTAG
- the rpoZ gene encoding DNA-directed RNA polymerase subunit omega, which translates to MTIENAFHNKYSLVKGAARRARQLQSGASPLIVAKSMKACRVAQDEIKQGHVKFVLPEKVVEPVLDIPVH; encoded by the coding sequence ATGACGATTGAGAATGCATTCCACAATAAGTACAGTCTGGTAAAAGGTGCGGCGCGTCGGGCGCGGCAGCTACAGTCTGGCGCCTCTCCTCTGATCGTGGCCAAGTCGATGAAGGCTTGTCGCGTGGCGCAGGATGAGATCAAACAGGGACACGTCAAATTTGTTCTGCCGGAGAAGGTCGTAGAACCTGTGCTCGACATTCCGGTGCACTAA
- the gmk gene encoding guanylate kinase has translation MAGILFIISAPSGSGKSTLVSQLRTLVEGLDFSISYTTRAPRGSETDGREYHFTTREEFERMIAAGDFLEWAEVFGNYYGTAMSALGHAKDAGKDLLLDIDVQGAVQVMKKTPAAVSIFILPPSPQVLEMRLRNRSEAEHVTSEKVIQSRLAEARTELKQMWDYKYALVNDVLDQAVAELRAIVLCERGERDGVQALASSCRTDAASPRLQKALRTFHG, from the coding sequence ATGGCGGGAATTCTTTTTATCATTTCGGCGCCGTCGGGTTCGGGGAAGTCGACGCTGGTGAGTCAGCTGCGGACGTTGGTGGAGGGGCTGGACTTTTCGATTTCGTATACGACGCGGGCGCCTCGGGGGTCGGAGACGGATGGGCGGGAGTATCACTTCACGACCCGGGAGGAGTTCGAGCGGATGATTGCGGCGGGAGACTTCCTGGAATGGGCAGAGGTCTTCGGCAACTACTACGGGACGGCGATGTCGGCGCTGGGGCATGCGAAGGATGCAGGGAAGGATCTGCTGCTCGACATCGATGTACAGGGTGCGGTGCAGGTGATGAAGAAGACGCCCGCTGCGGTGTCAATCTTCATCTTGCCGCCTAGCCCGCAGGTGCTGGAGATGCGGCTGCGAAACCGGAGCGAGGCCGAACATGTGACCTCTGAGAAGGTGATTCAGAGCCGGTTGGCGGAGGCTCGGACTGAGTTGAAGCAGATGTGGGACTACAAGTATGCGCTGGTGAATGATGTGCTTGACCAGGCTGTGGCAGAGCTGAGGGCGATTGTTTTGTGTGAGCGCGGCGAGCGCGATGGGGTGCAGGCGCTGGCTTCGAGTTGCAGGACCGATGCTGCTTCGCCTCGCTTACAGAAGGCATTGAGGACCTTTCACGGTTAG
- a CDS encoding YicC/YloC family endoribonuclease, with protein sequence MTDIYSMTGYASMRGAVRDSLAFTLSMKSVNHRFLDLHLRLPSFCDGLEVQMRRMLKESLRRGHIEVTLQIERRANVEIQLNEGLLEAYVQAFREAAGTHGVSAEPDLNAMLRIPGVMSTEGVAGAAEIEGLDAAVLSLVVPLVGKLNEGRAQEGASLAAELKASMLRLQAFGEEMAGLRNGVREMQFERLRSRLMELTQGVPVSEERLLAEAAVLAEKSDIEEEIVRLRTHVERFVAMLEEGGELGKRLDFLLQELNREANTMLSKTSGAAGENSLRITELGLEMKAEIEKAREQVQNLE encoded by the coding sequence GTGACAGATATCTATTCGATGACTGGGTACGCGAGTATGCGCGGTGCGGTGCGAGATAGCCTTGCCTTCACTTTGAGTATGAAGAGCGTGAACCATCGGTTTCTTGATCTTCATCTCCGGTTACCTTCTTTCTGTGATGGTCTCGAGGTGCAGATGCGAAGGATGTTGAAGGAGAGTCTGCGTCGGGGGCATATCGAGGTGACGCTGCAGATCGAGCGCAGGGCAAACGTTGAGATCCAGCTGAATGAGGGCTTGCTTGAGGCTTACGTGCAGGCGTTTCGCGAGGCTGCTGGGACGCATGGCGTGTCTGCGGAGCCGGACCTGAATGCGATGCTGCGCATACCGGGTGTGATGAGTACTGAGGGCGTTGCTGGTGCGGCGGAGATTGAGGGGCTTGACGCGGCGGTGCTCTCGCTGGTCGTTCCGCTGGTTGGGAAGCTCAATGAGGGGCGAGCTCAGGAGGGTGCTTCGCTGGCGGCTGAGCTGAAGGCTTCGATGCTGCGTCTGCAGGCTTTCGGGGAAGAGATGGCTGGGCTGAGGAACGGAGTGCGCGAGATGCAGTTCGAGCGGTTACGGAGTCGGCTGATGGAGCTGACGCAGGGCGTTCCTGTGAGCGAGGAGCGGCTGCTGGCTGAGGCTGCGGTGCTGGCGGAGAAGAGCGATATTGAGGAGGAGATCGTTCGGTTGCGGACGCATGTGGAGCGCTTTGTGGCGATGCTGGAGGAGGGCGGAGAGTTAGGCAAGCGTCTGGACTTTCTGCTTCAGGAGCTGAACCGCGAGGCGAATACGATGCTGTCGAAGACCAGTGGAGCAGCGGGCGAGAATAGCCTGCGGATTACGGAGCTGGGACTCGAGATGAAGGCCGAGATTGAGAAGGCGCGGGAGCAGGTTCAGAACTTGGAGTAG